Within Desulfurobacterium thermolithotrophum DSM 11699, the genomic segment TGGACCCGCTTTTGGAGTAATGTGGAATCAATTAGGTGGAAGTCTAACCTGTGAAAAATGTCACACAAACCCTGTAGACTTTCACACAGCGTACTTTGGTCCTGCTGCAAGTACTCATATAGATAAAGTTGCTTGTACAACATGTCATATTGGTAGAAAGTATTTCTATAGAGTTAAGCTTATAGATTGGACACTTCCTATGTTTGTTGTTACAGGAAATGCAAATTCAATTAACTTCTGGGGACTTGACAAGCATGGATATCTCTACGGTGATCCTGTTAATGGTAAGTATGAAGATATAGCATGGCTTCCAGAAAGGGACTTTGAAACTGGAGAGGTTAAGTGGAAAATTAAGCCAGTAAACGCAATGGGAGTTCTGCTCTTTGAGGATAACTCTTCAAGAGAGTTTAAGCCTGTGCTTGCAAGGTATCTTGCGAAAGTATTTAAGGTTGATCCAAATCTACCAACTAAGTATATGAAGGTAGAAATAGATCCTTCTACAGGCAAACCTAAGTATAGTCCTGCAACTACAAATACAGGAGAAACACTTAACATTCTTAACATTCAAGTAGTAAAAGGTGGTGTTATAGCCAATGATGAAGATCTAAACAGTGGTAACTTCACTCTCTGGCGAGCAGTTCCTAACTATATAGATGTAGACTTAGACGGTAAGTATACTAAAGGAATTGATGTTCAAATTACCGATGATACAGGACTTACCGGAACTACCGACGGTGATCCGGAATTAAATACGAAAGAGGAAGTTGAAGCAGCAATTAACACTCTCAAGAAAGTTATTACTTCTGCGACTGGGAAAACAGACGTTGAAGTTAAACTCGTTGCAACAACTGACGCTTTTGGAATGAGTCATAACATTAGACCTGCTAATGAGGCTCTTACTTGTGGTGATTGTCATGGAACAAGAACAACAGGACTAGAGGGAGCTCTCTTTACAAATACAACACCTTTATACTTCCCATATGACGCCGAAGTT encodes:
- a CDS encoding cytochrome c3 family protein, giving the protein MEKDRDDNFLHQKALSEIQAEFDAGKIPGDYAIWSSTEKKFVPFEWKINVNGQDINNTMAPTCFYCHSKKIATDWDTAATGTLKFRTTLNGKAVGKPYFAAADAVGGGIASINATNLTLTYVNNGTIGDNEIGRATDFHCGHCHGASGFEDINGDGINPLDFVIQVKDLKFMHPDFMKEAMVWQFPTGSKNIDVHKAAGKGCVDCHQPVSHEYIGGGYFPSSTTLIPSHDFAKGSCGPAFGVMWNQLGGSLTCEKCHTNPVDFHTAYFGPAASTHIDKVACTTCHIGRKYFYRVKLIDWTLPMFVVTGNANSINFWGLDKHGYLYGDPVNGKYEDIAWLPERDFETGEVKWKIKPVNAMGVLLFEDNSSREFKPVLARYLAKVFKVDPNLPTKYMKVEIDPSTGKPKYSPATTNTGETLNILNIQVVKGGVIANDEDLNSGNFTLWRAVPNYIDVDLDGKYTKGIDVQITDDTGLTGTTDGDPELNTKEEVEAAINTLKKVITSATGKTDVEVKLVATTDAFGMSHNIRPANEALTCGDCHGTRTTGLEGALFTNTTPLYFPYDAEVENATYFDKEIDRAPTEASYAEHIKVELTAAGYGTTDNGTATTTANATTTTNSTSTSSGGGCSIAPSAGLGGAISGLLGLLPLAFFRRKKK